From Butyricimonas paravirosa, one genomic window encodes:
- a CDS encoding FecR family protein, with translation MESWNQIDEWVNAYRQGTLSEKDRAALIIWLEKSPEHITLFKEMLRTEMKVSAVGAWRELDKMQERTWKRIYPVLENRTKRLYMWGVRVAAVIIVTIGIFWMWQDHQGAEEKLGNVVSMLHVESGTPKAVLLTRGGGEIELKGDETRQVADLSGISVIQDSTGGVRFEQKDSIEGGEIEYTTIVVPRTGEYFVVLSDGTKVWMNSGSQLTFPVRFCEDKREVSLQGEAYFEVSEDKTKPFYVQADEVQVHVLGTAFNVMSYKDDGQVEVALLRGKVSFDVSEETYLLKPGEIASWERGNQKTTVRKGDVEAIIDWKVGRFNFEDMPLKELTVKLARWYGVDFSFVDEPTKEFRFSGAVTKYRSLDYVLNMISKTTNVVFTEENGKIVVRMKNK, from the coding sequence ATGGAATCATGGAATCAAATAGATGAATGGGTCAATGCTTATCGGCAAGGAACTTTATCCGAGAAAGACCGGGCTGCGTTGATAATCTGGTTAGAAAAATCTCCAGAGCATATCACTCTGTTTAAAGAAATGCTTCGGACTGAAATGAAAGTATCTGCGGTTGGAGCATGGCGAGAGTTGGATAAAATGCAAGAGAGAACTTGGAAACGAATTTATCCGGTCTTGGAGAATCGCACGAAAAGATTATATATGTGGGGTGTGCGGGTTGCTGCTGTGATTATTGTTACGATCGGAATATTTTGGATGTGGCAAGATCATCAAGGGGCTGAGGAAAAATTGGGAAATGTTGTAAGTATGTTACATGTTGAATCGGGGACTCCTAAAGCTGTTTTATTGACTCGGGGAGGAGGGGAAATTGAATTGAAGGGGGATGAAACTCGTCAAGTAGCGGATTTATCGGGAATTAGTGTTATTCAAGATTCAACAGGGGGTGTCCGATTTGAACAAAAAGATTCAATAGAGGGAGGAGAAATAGAATATACAACGATTGTTGTTCCTAGGACAGGAGAGTATTTTGTAGTGTTGAGTGATGGGACTAAAGTTTGGATGAATTCTGGTTCGCAATTAACTTTCCCTGTACGTTTTTGTGAGGATAAGCGGGAAGTTTCTTTACAAGGTGAAGCCTATTTTGAAGTATCGGAGGATAAAACTAAACCGTTTTATGTGCAAGCAGATGAAGTTCAAGTTCATGTGTTAGGAACAGCTTTTAATGTGATGTCTTACAAAGATGATGGACAGGTGGAGGTTGCTTTGTTAAGAGGGAAAGTTAGTTTTGATGTATCAGAGGAAACTTATTTATTGAAGCCGGGAGAAATTGCTTCATGGGAGCGTGGTAATCAAAAAACTACAGTTCGAAAAGGGGATGTGGAGGCGATTATAGATTGGAAAGTCGGGCGTTTCAATTTTGAAGATATGCCTTTAAAAGAACTAACAGTGAAACTAGCCCGATGGTATGGCGTGGATTTTAGTTTTGTGGATGAGCCTACGAAAGAGTTCCGTTTTTCAGGAGCAGTGACTAAATATAGAAGTTTGGATTATGTGTTGAATATGATATCTAAAACGACGAATGTCGTATTCACAGAAGAAAATGGAAAGATTGTTGTGCGAATGAAAAATAAGTAA